In Aurantimicrobium minutum, the DNA window CACGGGGCCTACAGCTGAATCCCTCACCAAACGGTGAGGGATTCTTTGCATTAACCCGGGTTGCCTCAGCTCACGTTGTGGTTGCGGTTTTTCAAAAACAGCCAAGAAAGGAATATCACGAGAGCTGGGTAGATCGCTTGGCTAGTTGTGACAACCCGTTCCCACAATCCTGCCGTGTGGATTTCAGGATTCGTCCACACGCTTAAGAACGCGAAAGCGATAGCTCCAAGAACGAGCGTCCCAACAATAGACGCAAGCGGTCGAACGATGGGGGGCCATTGGCGACCAAACCGCATGCCAAAGACTGGCCATATTGAAAAAATCACAAACGAAATGGTGGCAAAAACTCTGTGAGGCTCTGAGACGCCTACCAACGGGGTGGGGAAAATCGTGAGACCAATTGTTGCCAGCCCGCCCAGAAAAAACAACACGCGAGCAGGTTTGGCTATCACCTTGAACTGCAGAGCAACAATGATGTCGATTAGTGCACCCAGGAGAAAAAAGCTTGACTGGAGATATCTCACCGGAGATTCCGGTGATGCCAACTCACTAATTGTTTGGGTTATCGGGTCATAGCCAGGCCAGAGGGCAGCGGATAAGCTCCAGCCCAGTACTGACTGGACAGGCCCCAAGACGGCCAAGAAAAGCAGCAATCGACTGACCAGTTGCGGTTGCTTATCAGCTTGAGCCATGTTGCCCCTTTCGCATGAGAGCTTACGGGGCTATCTATGCACCTGCACAGGAAAGTTAGTGCCGGTGGTGGAATGGCTGAAGTGCGTCGTCAGGGATCTGACCAAAGCGCCCATAGTTGAAGTCTTCGAGGGCTTGAATTACTTCCTCTTTGGTGTTCATCACAAACGGTCCATAAGCAACGACTGTCTCCTTGATGGGCAAACCACCAAGCAGGAGAACATCCAGTGCTCCGTTACGAGCATCCTGAGTTTTATCTGCAGTGAGAACAACACGATCACCATCAACCATGACAGCGAGGCTTCCTGCGCTGATAGGTGCAGCACTTCCACCCAGCTCACCTTCACCCACGGATCCTTGACCAGCGAGGGTGTAGGCAAGGGCATTGAACTCTGGGTTCCACGGAATAGACACCGACGCTCCGGGAGCTAACGTGACGTGTGCAATAGTCATGGGAGTCTGTGACTTTCCAGGACCCACATGTCCGTCAATCTCACCTGCGATGACGCGAATGAGTGCGCCGCCATCTTGACTGGAAAGCAGCTCAACGTCACCACCGGCAAGGTTTTGGTAGTTCGGTGCTGTCATCTTCTTTTCTGCCGGCAGGTTGATCCACAACTGGATGCCGTGGAAGAAACCACCAGACATCACCAGCTCATCTGGTGGAGTTTCGATGTGCAGCACACCAGAACCAGCAGTCATGTACTGGGTCGCACCGTTTTCGATAATGCCACCACCGCCGTGGTTGTCTTGGTGCTGGAAAGTGCCATCGATCATGTACGTGAAGGTCTCAAAACCACGGTGGGGGTGCCATGAGGTGCCACGTGGTTCGTACGGTGCATATTCAACTTCACCCATCTGATCCATGTGAATGAAGGGATCAATGTCTTGGTAGGAGACTCCAGCGAAAGCACGGGTCACGGGAAAACCGTCACCCTCAAAAGCTTGAGGCCCTCGAGTTACCGACTTAATTGCACGTGCTCGGCCAACGGCAGGAGCCAGGTGGGGAAGCGTGAACGTATCAGCGGTGACTGCGGGCATTGTGTTCTCCTTAGTGAGATCCACTACTGATAAGTCGAATAGTTCTTCAAGTATTCCCTGTTAACGATCAATGGCACCCCGAAGGGTGCCATTGACTGAGTTAAGAAACCGAAGTTACTTTTTGACTGCTGGCTTAGCTGCAGGCTTTGCAGCTGGCTTAGCAGGAGCCTTCTTTGCAACGGGCTTCGCAGCAGGCTTGGTTGCAGGTGCCTTCTTGGCAGCTGGCTTAGCTACTGGCTTGGCAGGAGCCTTCTTTGCAGCAGGCTTCGCAGCAGCGGTTTTTGCAGCAGGCTTCGCAGCAGGCTTAGCAGGAGACTTTGCTGCAGGCTTTGCAGCTGGCTTAGCTGGAGCCTTCTTCGCAACAGGCTTCGCAGCAACCTTGGTGGCTGGCTTTGCAGCAGCAGTTTTAGCTACTGGCTTCTTTGCAGCGGGCTTCGCGGCTGGCTTGGCAGGAGCCTTCTTTGCAGCTGGCTTAGCAGCAGCGGTCTTTGCAGCAGGCTTAGCGGGAGCCTTCTTTGCTGCTGGCTTAGCAGCTGGCTTCTTTGCAGCAACAGTCTTCTTAACTGCTGCGGTGGTCTTTGCTGCGTCTTTCTTGATGGTGGCAGCGGCATCCTTGGATGCTGCGGTCACATCTGCTGCAACGTCTTCAACCTTGACAACAACTTCTGCTGCGGTTGCACCGGCCTGCTTTGCGCCGGAACGGAATGCCTTCTTGAGCGAGGCGAGGAAAGATGACTTAGCCATCAGGAGAACACTCTCTTTTCATATTGGGTGTGCGGGGGAAAATCCTGGTTAAGAGTAACTTGTGAGTTTCCTCGGAGCTTGCTGGCTAGTCGCGAGCCGTCACATTCGGCTTGTGAACGAACTAACATAGGCAGGTGAGTTTTTCCCTCCCTGCCTCGAACTACGTCAGCGTGACCTGGGGCGTTCGACCCGAATCAGGTGGGCTCACTGTCACTCTGTTACACCGCGCTGGAATCTTGAGCCAGGCCGGTGCTGGTCATGTGATTGTTCTGACCTTCGATAGCTATCCACACTATGACCAAATCGAAGAGCAGATGCGGCAGCTCGGTCGTCTCGATGGAGACGTCTCGATTGAGAACATCTGGGATTGGTTACGCACTGAACACATTCCCTCACGACCTACTGGACCTTCACCCAAGCTCAATGAAGCCTTTACACCCCTGGGTGACGGTGATGAGTTTGAGGAGCTTTACCGAGACGGTGTTCTCTACAGCCGCATCCGCTATGCCGCAGACGAGCTCACCATCTTGCAAACCGATCACTACCGCGCAGATGGAACGCTGATGCTCAGCGACCGCCGGGACTTCCGCGAGCGCGGAATCCGAGGCGGACGCCGCATCATTGTGTGTGACCACGCAGGTGAACCGTTCAAGCTGTGGAAGTTCCAGAATGATTTCTATCACTGGGTGCTTGATCGCAGATTTGGATCACAACAGACCACCTTCGTGATTGACAGCAAGACGGCAGTGGGAATGTTTGTGGGTTATCGTCGCCGCAATGCACTGACGGTGCACGTCATTCAGGGCGCACACATTGAGGGCACAACTTCTGATGGTCGCCCCATTCTTTCAGAAGTACGACACAAGAGCATTCGTGAGTTACCGGGATTCGATCTGGTTGCAGCTTTGACCAAACGTCAGCGCAAAGACATTACGGCCGTCATGGGGGCAAGCCCCAATCTGGTAGTGATTCCAAACTCGGTGCCATTGCCAGATCCTGCTTCGATTACGGTTGAGCGCCAAGTGAACCGGGGACTCGTTGTCGCTACCTTTATTCCTCGTAAGCGTGTGCATCTTGCGATTGAAGCAACTTCACGAGCACAGCTGATGGTGGGCTCTGGGTTGAGTCTGGATGTCTATGGCGATGGGGAGACGCGTCCCGAGGTCGAGGCAGCCCTGGCGGAGCACAACGCCGGTGAGTACACCACCTTGCACGGCTACAGCACCACGGCTCTGGAAGAAACAAAGACAGCTTCTTTTATTCTCATTACCTCTGAAACGGAAGGCACACCCCTTGTGTTGTTAGAGGGTATGGCAGCTGGGTGTATTCCGATTGCTTTTGATATTCGCTATGGCCCCAGTGATCTGATTACCCACGGTGTTAACGGCTTCCTCATTCCTGACGGGGATGTCACAGCAATGGCACAAGCCATTGCCACCTTGCAGCAGCTACCTGCTGAAAAAGTAACGGCCATGCGTGAGGCAGCCATCGCAACCGTGCAGGGTTTCAACGACGAGGCCGTGTTACAGCTGTGGGGCAAAGAGTTGACGAAGGCGTGGAAACATAAGTCTGCAGCCTGGTGGCGAACACTGCGTAAATGGCAGGCTTGGAATGCTGCCCGCCACTATGAAAAAACCAATCCTGAAATTGGGCCCAAACTTCCTCCGCCACCTCGGCGTTAACCTTCTAGGCTTGGGAGCATGACTTCTCCTGATGCCCAGATCATTTCTGTTCCCACCTATGGCACTCCGGTCGTTGATGACTCGTGCTACATCGCACCAGGCGGTCGCCTGGCCGGCGATGTCACGCTGCACGCCAACGTGGGTATCTGGTTCAACGCGGTGCTGCGTGGAGACTACGAACCAATCGTGATCGGTGAGGGCTCCAACATCCAAGACAACGTCAGTGGCCACGTCGACACTGGCTATCCCCTCACACTGGGTAAGAACGTGTCTGTGGGACACAACGCGGTTATTCACGGCTGCACTGTGGAAGATGATTGCCTCATTGGCATGCATGCCACCGTGATGAACGGTGCTGTGATTGGCAAGGGTTCTTTAGTTGCTGCCGGTGCGCTCGTTCTGGAGGGAACAATTGTTCCTCCGGGTTCACTGGTTGCGGGTGTGCCAGCGAAGGTGCGCCGCGAACTCACTCCAGAAGAGCAAGAGGCTGTGCGAAACAATGCGGCGAACTACCGTAAACGCCTGGAGATTTACAAAGCTGAAGCAACAGCGTAATTACTTTTCATTGATGGAAGTTATTCCGGGTTATGTAATAAGTCGGAAAAACTAGGCTCCATTTTCCGACTTACGCGCAAAGCCGGAAAACCTGATTCTTCATTCTTTTGAGAATTTAAGAAAGCGCCTGTTCCGCAGCCTTCACCACATTCGCCAAAAGCATGGCCCTGGTCATGGGACCAACTCCGCCGGGGTTTGGTGAGAAGTGGCCAGCAATCTCAGCAACCGCGGGATCAACATCACCGGTGAGCTGTGCTTTGCCCGTTTCTGCATTCTCAACACGAGTAATTCCCACGTCCAACACAGCAGCACCGGGCTTGACCCACTCAGGTTTGATGAAGTGAGGAACACCCACAGCGGCAACGACAACATCGGCGCGACGAATGTCGTCCTCGATGTTGACGGTGCGGGAGTGAGTGAGTGTCACCGTGGCATCTACGCCCTTGCGTGTTAGCAAGAGTCCTAGTGGGCGCCCCACGGTCAGCCCACGGCCCACCACAGTGACATGCTTGCCTGACAGTGGAACGTCATAGCGAGTGAGCAATTCCACAATCCCGGCAGGAGTGCACGGAAGTGGCGAAGCCAGCTCACCTTCAATACCCATAACCAAGCGCCCCAAGTTCATGGGATGCAGGCCATCAGCATCTTTCGCAGGGTCAATCAACTCAAGAGCAGCATGCTCATCGAGGCCCTTGGGCAATGGCAACTGCACGATGTAACCGGTGACAGCAGGGTCTTCGTTGAGCTGCTTAATGGCAGCTTCAACATCAGCCTGAGTGGCTGTTGCAGGCAAATCAATTCGAATCGAATTGATACCTACTTCAGCACAGTCGCGGTGTTTACCCGAGACATACGAATGCGATCCAGGGTCATCGCCAACCAGCAGCGTTCCCAAGCCAGGGGTAATGCCCTGGGCTTTGAGTGCTGCGATGCGTTGTGCGAGTTCACCCTTGACGGCAGAAGCGGTAGCTTTTCCGTCGAGAGTGACTGCTACCACTGCTCGAGGCCTGGGTACAGTGGGAACTTCTCGGTGAGAACCTTCACGCGAGCCTTGAGCGCAGACACATCTGCACCGGGCTTGAGTGCCTCAGCAATGATGTCTGCAACCTCGGTGAACTCAACGTCGCCGAAGCCACGAGTTGCCAATGCAGGAGTTCCAATACGCAAACCCGAGGTCACCATAGGTGGACGTGGGTCGAAGGGAACAGCGTTACGGTTCACGGTGATACCGGCAGCGTGCAGAACATCTTCTGCCTGCTGGCCATCCAGTGGAGAGTTACGCAGGTCAACGAGAACCAGGTGAACCTGGGTTCCACCGGTGAGGACGTCCACGCCGGCTTCCTTCATATCTGCCTGGGTGAGGCGCTCAGCAATGATCTGGGCACCACGAAGTGTGCGCTCGGTGCGGTCCTTGAATGCAGGTTCCATTGCCAGCTTGAAGGCGGTTGCCTTCGCTGCGATGACGTGCATGAGTGGTCCACCCTGCTGTCCAGGGAACACTGCAGAGTTGAGCTTCTTAGCCAGTTCTTCGTCACGGCTGAGGATCAAACCGGAGCGAGGACCTGCCAAGGTCTTGTGCACGGTGGTGGAAACAACGTCAGCGTAAGGAACGGGGTTGGGGTGCAAACCAGCAGCAACCAAACCAGCGAAGTGAGCCATGTCGACCCAGAGCTTGGCGCCGACCTCGTCGGCGATTGCACGGAATTCAGCAAAGTCGAGCTGACGTGGGTAAGCAGACCATCCCGCGATGATCACAGCAGGCTTGTGCTCGTGAGCGAGCTTGCGCACGACCTCCATGTCGACCAGGAACGTTTCAGGGTCAACACCGTACGCAACAGGGTTGTAGATGCGACCAGAAAAGTTGAGCTTCATGCCGTGGGTGAGGTGTCCACCGTGTGCAAGTTCAAGACCCAAGATGGTGTCACCAGGCTGAGCAATCGCGTGCAGTACAGCAGCGTTAGCGGTAGCACCGGAGTGTGGCTGAACGTTGGCGTAGGCAGCACCGAAGAGCTTCTTTGCGCGCTCAATTGCGAGGCTTTCAGCTACGTCAACAAATTCGCAACCACCGTAGTAGCGCTTGCCGGGGTAGCCTTCGGCGTACTTGTTGGTGAGGACAGAACCCTGAGATTCGAGCACTGCACGAGGAACGAAGTTCTCGGAGGCAATCATCTCGAGGAAGTCGCGCTGACGGCCGAGTTCATCCTGCAGGACTGCAGCAATCTCGGGGTCAACCTCGGAGAGCGGGGCGTTGAAGGTGTTATCTGAAGACACAGTTGGCTCCTAGGTGTAGACCGGGACAAACCCGGTAACAGGTTTTTTCGTTATGGCCCAGGCGTTCGGCCACATCCGATCCGTTAATCGCTCCCCGATGGAAACCCATCTCAACGCCAGTTGCGACCGTGTCAGTCTACCAAGCTTGAAGGCAATAATCTTGATACATGTCTGAAGCTACGCACTGGGTACTCACCTTTGTTTGTGCCGATAAACCCGGCATTGTTCACGCAGTATCCGGCGCCATTGTTGCAGCCAATGGAAATATCACCGAGAGCCAGCAATTCTCCAGCGATGACACTGGAACTTTCTTCATGCGCTTGCAGGTAGAGACCACAGCTAGCCGTGAAGAATTTGAGCTGGCACTGCAGCCAGTCACCAGCGCATATGACATGGACTGGCGCTTGGATGTGGTTGGTCGCCCCCTGCGCACCCTCGTGCTCGCCACCAAGGCAGCGCACTGCCTCAACGACCTCCTCTTCCGTCAGCGGGCAGGACAACTGCCTGTCGATATTCCTCTTGTGCTGAGTAACCACACTGACCTGGCAGATCTCGCCGGCTTCTATGGCATTCCCTTCGAATCCATGCCGGTGACCTCACCTGAGCAGAAAGCGGCATTCGAGAAGCGGCTGCTTGAGGTCGTGGAAGAACATGACATCGAATTAGTTGTGCTTGCCCGCTATATGCAAGTTCTCTCTCCCGAATTGTGTAACAAGCTCGAAGGCAAAATCATCAACATTCACCACAGCTTCTTGCCTGGCTTCAAGGGAGCAAACCCCTACAAGCAGGCTCACGCTCGCGGTGTGAAACTCATTGGTGCCACTGCCCACTTCGTCACCACAGACTTAGATGAAGGCCCCATCATTGAGCAAAACGTTGTCCGGGTGGATCACTCCCGCACGCCAGAAGAACTCGTCGCCATCGGTCAAGACGAAGAAAGTCGCACCCTCACCCAGGCTGTGAAGTGGTTTGCTGAAGACCGCGTGCTCCGCGACGGTCAACGCACCATCATCTTCAAATAGCAACATCTCTCGTTCACCAAAAGTTAAGACGTTAGTTTTCCATTCGCGGGAATAGTTTCGTCGCTGTCGGGTTAGCCCCACTGAGAGAACTCTCACGGATACCCCAACACGAAAGAAACATTCATGACTATTACTGCTGAAACCATTCCTGGCTACAAGGCTGGAACCTGGACCATCGACAAGACCCACTCCTCGGTCGGCTTCTCTGTTCGCCACCTCATGATCAGCAAGGTCAAGGGCACCTTCGAAGACTTCGATGCCACATTCGTAACCGGCGAGAACCCCCTCGACACCACGGTGTCTGCGGTTGCTCAGGTTGCCTCCATCAACACCAACGAAGAAAACCGTGACGGTCACTTGCGCACCAACGATTTCTTCGAAGCAGACACCTACCCCACCATCTCCTTCGTCTCCACTGGCGTGAAGGTTAAGGATGCCGAAGACGGTGAATTCATTGTTACCGGTGATCTCACCATCAAGGGCATCACCAAGAGCGTTGACTTTGAATTCGAACTCGGTGGCTTTGCTACCGACCCCTACGGCAACTACAAGGTCGCTGCTTCAGCTGAAACCGAGATCAACCGTGAAGACTTTGGTCTGACCTGGAATGCAGCATTGGAAACCGGTGGTGTTCTCGTCGGCGAGAAGGTCAAGATCACTCTCGACTTCCAGGCCGTGCTTCAGGCCTAGCTCAACCTGGTGTGGGGTGATGTCGTCTCCATCGCCCCACACCCCTTCGGGAATATTTCCTGCTCCCGTAACCTTATCTTCAACACAGCACCTCAAAGGACCACCATGAGCGAGAACACCACCACACAGCCCGTCCTGTTTATGAGCCATGGTGCGCCCATGCTGGTCGATGACCAGCGCTGGTCTGGTGAACTTGCTTCGTGGGGCCAAGAACTGGATAAACCCAAGCAAATCTTGATGGTCTCCGCGCACTGGGAAGAAGCTCCCCCCACCATCAGCTCAACCCAGGAGCACACTCCCCTGGTCTATGACTTTTATGGGTTCCCCAGCAAGTACTACGAGATGCAATATGACACTCCTGCAGCAGTAGAGCTAGCCACAGAAGTTCTTGGTGTGCTCGGCCCCCAGGTCCAGCAGGACCAGGGCCGAGGCCTCGACCACGGTGCCTATGTTCCACTCACCCAGATGTATCCCGATGCGGATGTTCCTGTGTTGCAGTTATCTTTGCCGAGTTTGAATCCGGTGGAACTTTTCGAGATGGGGCGCAAGCTTGCTCCGCTGCGTGATGCCGGAACAATGATTATTGGCTCGGGGTTCACAACCCACAACCTGCGCTGGTTCAACCCCGGTGCCGGTCCTGATGTGACACCACCCCAGGCCTCAGCCGAGTTCGATCACTGGGCAGCCGAAGCGTTAGAGAACAAAGACATTGATGCGTTACTGAACTTCTGGGATGACGCTCCAGCTGCCCATGAAGCACATCCCCGCATTGAGCACTGGGCTCCGCTTTATGTCGCACTGGGAGCTGCATTAGACAGCGGTTTAGATAACACCAGCACTATTGACGGCTTTTGGTACGGACTCTCTAAGCGGTCCTGGCAGTTTGCGTAAATATAGCTACAAACACTGCCACTAACTTTCATAAGTAATTCATAGGTTCCCCATAGGGTGCCTTCAGATAGGCCTGACAGGTTTATCTCATGACCTCAACAGCTCCACTGTCCGCTGCAGCAACATCGCGTGGAAAAAACGTGCCCACGGCACGTGAAAAGCAGATCAAACAGCGCTACACCGCTCGTCTGCGTCGCGGTGATCTGCTCGAGACGATCGTCTACTTCTCTGTTGCCATCGTTCTTGCACTTTTCCTCGCAGACGGCGGAGCAACATACTTCCTGAGCCTTAAAGATGTCACCACCGGTATCGGCATTGTCACCGGCCTGGTCGGCTCTGACCTCATGCTCATCATGCTCATCTTGGCTGCACGTATTCCTGTAATTGACCGCACATTCGGTCACGACAAGGCTTTGGTCGTGCACCGCAAACTGGGCAAGCCAGTGTTGTACCTGATCTTGGCTCACATGTTCTTGCTCATGATTGGCTACGGCATTGCTCAGGGCTTGAACCCGATTGCTGAAGCAATCGACATGATTGTGAACCAGCAAGATATGTCCATTGCGTTCATCGCGACTGGACTCTTGATTGCGGTAGTGGTTACTTCTTTGGTGATCGTGCGCCGCAGGCTCTCCTACGAGTTTTGGTACATCGTGCACCTGCTCAGCTACGGCGCAATCCTGCTCGCCCT includes these proteins:
- a CDS encoding DUF998 domain-containing protein, with the protein product MAQADKQPQLVSRLLLFLAVLGPVQSVLGWSLSAALWPGYDPITQTISELASPESPVRYLQSSFFLLGALIDIIVALQFKVIAKPARVLFFLGGLATIGLTIFPTPLVGVSEPHRVFATISFVIFSIWPVFGMRFGRQWPPIVRPLASIVGTLVLGAIAFAFLSVWTNPEIHTAGLWERVVTTSQAIYPALVIFLSWLFLKNRNHNVS
- a CDS encoding pirin family protein, which produces MPAVTADTFTLPHLAPAVGRARAIKSVTRGPQAFEGDGFPVTRAFAGVSYQDIDPFIHMDQMGEVEYAPYEPRGTSWHPHRGFETFTYMIDGTFQHQDNHGGGGIIENGATQYMTAGSGVLHIETPPDELVMSGGFFHGIQLWINLPAEKKMTAPNYQNLAGGDVELLSSQDGGALIRVIAGEIDGHVGPGKSQTPMTIAHVTLAPGASVSIPWNPEFNALAYTLAGQGSVGEGELGGSAAPISAGSLAVMVDGDRVVLTADKTQDARNGALDVLLLGGLPIKETVVAYGPFVMNTKEEVIQALEDFNYGRFGQIPDDALQPFHHRH
- a CDS encoding glycosyltransferase encodes the protein MSFSLPASNYVSVTWGVRPESGGLTVTLLHRAGILSQAGAGHVIVLTFDSYPHYDQIEEQMRQLGRLDGDVSIENIWDWLRTEHIPSRPTGPSPKLNEAFTPLGDGDEFEELYRDGVLYSRIRYAADELTILQTDHYRADGTLMLSDRRDFRERGIRGGRRIIVCDHAGEPFKLWKFQNDFYHWVLDRRFGSQQTTFVIDSKTAVGMFVGYRRRNALTVHVIQGAHIEGTTSDGRPILSEVRHKSIRELPGFDLVAALTKRQRKDITAVMGASPNLVVIPNSVPLPDPASITVERQVNRGLVVATFIPRKRVHLAIEATSRAQLMVGSGLSLDVYGDGETRPEVEAALAEHNAGEYTTLHGYSTTALEETKTASFILITSETEGTPLVLLEGMAAGCIPIAFDIRYGPSDLITHGVNGFLIPDGDVTAMAQAIATLQQLPAEKVTAMREAAIATVQGFNDEAVLQLWGKELTKAWKHKSAAWWRTLRKWQAWNAARHYEKTNPEIGPKLPPPPRR
- a CDS encoding gamma carbonic anhydrase family protein; the protein is MTSPDAQIISVPTYGTPVVDDSCYIAPGGRLAGDVTLHANVGIWFNAVLRGDYEPIVIGEGSNIQDNVSGHVDTGYPLTLGKNVSVGHNAVIHGCTVEDDCLIGMHATVMNGAVIGKGSLVAAGALVLEGTIVPPGSLVAGVPAKVRRELTPEEQEAVRNNAANYRKRLEIYKAEATA
- a CDS encoding bifunctional methylenetetrahydrofolate dehydrogenase/methenyltetrahydrofolate cyclohydrolase; amino-acid sequence: MVAVTLDGKATASAVKGELAQRIAALKAQGITPGLGTLLVGDDPGSHSYVSGKHRDCAEVGINSIRIDLPATATQADVEAAIKQLNEDPAVTGYIVQLPLPKGLDEHAALELIDPAKDADGLHPMNLGRLVMGIEGELASPLPCTPAGIVELLTRYDVPLSGKHVTVVGRGLTVGRPLGLLLTRKGVDATVTLTHSRTVNIEDDIRRADVVVAAVGVPHFIKPEWVKPGAAVLDVGITRVENAETGKAQLTGDVDPAVAEIAGHFSPNPGGVGPMTRAMLLANVVKAAEQALS
- the glyA gene encoding serine hydroxymethyltransferase — encoded protein: MSSDNTFNAPLSEVDPEIAAVLQDELGRQRDFLEMIASENFVPRAVLESQGSVLTNKYAEGYPGKRYYGGCEFVDVAESLAIERAKKLFGAAYANVQPHSGATANAAVLHAIAQPGDTILGLELAHGGHLTHGMKLNFSGRIYNPVAYGVDPETFLVDMEVVRKLAHEHKPAVIIAGWSAYPRQLDFAEFRAIADEVGAKLWVDMAHFAGLVAAGLHPNPVPYADVVSTTVHKTLAGPRSGLILSRDEELAKKLNSAVFPGQQGGPLMHVIAAKATAFKLAMEPAFKDRTERTLRGAQIIAERLTQADMKEAGVDVLTGGTQVHLVLVDLRNSPLDGQQAEDVLHAAGITVNRNAVPFDPRPPMVTSGLRIGTPALATRGFGDVEFTEVADIIAEALKPGADVSALKARVKVLTEKFPLYPGLEQW
- the purU gene encoding formyltetrahydrofolate deformylase, whose product is MSEATHWVLTFVCADKPGIVHAVSGAIVAANGNITESQQFSSDDTGTFFMRLQVETTASREEFELALQPVTSAYDMDWRLDVVGRPLRTLVLATKAAHCLNDLLFRQRAGQLPVDIPLVLSNHTDLADLAGFYGIPFESMPVTSPEQKAAFEKRLLEVVEEHDIELVVLARYMQVLSPELCNKLEGKIINIHHSFLPGFKGANPYKQAHARGVKLIGATAHFVTTDLDEGPIIEQNVVRVDHSRTPEELVAIGQDEESRTLTQAVKWFAEDRVLRDGQRTIIFK
- a CDS encoding YceI family protein translates to MTITAETIPGYKAGTWTIDKTHSSVGFSVRHLMISKVKGTFEDFDATFVTGENPLDTTVSAVAQVASINTNEENRDGHLRTNDFFEADTYPTISFVSTGVKVKDAEDGEFIVTGDLTIKGITKSVDFEFELGGFATDPYGNYKVAASAETEINREDFGLTWNAALETGGVLVGEKVKITLDFQAVLQA
- a CDS encoding dioxygenase family protein, with translation MSENTTTQPVLFMSHGAPMLVDDQRWSGELASWGQELDKPKQILMVSAHWEEAPPTISSTQEHTPLVYDFYGFPSKYYEMQYDTPAAVELATEVLGVLGPQVQQDQGRGLDHGAYVPLTQMYPDADVPVLQLSLPSLNPVELFEMGRKLAPLRDAGTMIIGSGFTTHNLRWFNPGAGPDVTPPQASAEFDHWAAEALENKDIDALLNFWDDAPAAHEAHPRIEHWAPLYVALGAALDSGLDNTSTIDGFWYGLSKRSWQFA